The genome window GTTATTCGAGCGTATTAAATTCTTATCTATCTATTCGTCGAATCTCGAAGAATTCTATCGTATCCGTATTTCAGAGCATCGCCTCAACGCATATGACCAGGAAATATGTGAAGAAGACCGAAAAAAAGCCCGTCAAACACTGAATGAAATAAATTCGGAAGTAAGCCGCCAGGTTGCAGAATTCTCAAAAATATTTGCAGAAGAAATACTTCCCGATCTCGAACATAACAATATCATATTATATCAGGGACAACCGGTTATAGAAAATCATAAAAACGCTATACAGCAATATTTTTTGGATGAAATCTTCCCTTTTTTACAGCCGGTCTTAATTGAAAAAGACGATATCAGATCGTTTCTTAGAGACAATCGGCTTTATCTCGCCATAAAACTTTTTAAGCGCAAAAAAAATGGTTCTGTCGAAAAAGATCCACAATACGCCCTTATTAAGATTCCATTTTCTAAGGTTCCCAGATTTATTACTCTTCCTCCTTATAATGCAAATCATTATCTGATATTTATCGACGATGCTATCGGAATGCATTTAGATATTATTTTTCCAGGATTCAAGGTCGACTCGTATTTCAGTATCCGCGTGTCGAGAGATGCCGATTTCTCGATCGAATCCGTCAAAAAAGAACAAGTCGTAGAAGAAATAAAGAAAAGGGTAAAAAAAAGAAAAACAGGAAGTACCAACCGTATGGTTTATAACGCCATGATGCCGGAAGATATGCTCAGGTATCTTTGTGAGGCTTATAACATACCCATGGAACAATGCATCCCCGCAGGAAGATATCTGACACTCGAAGACTTGATAAAACTACCCAATCCGACCGAAAAAGAACTTACTCGTAAATCTCCCACTCCACTGCGTGTTCCTGAATTCGATCGGTCAGGTTCTATATTCAAGGTCATCAAAAATCATGATATGCTATTGCATTTCCCATATCAATCGTTCGATTACCTGATACGTTTTCTTATGGAATCGGCCTATGATCCCAAAGTAGAAGAAATAAAACTTACTCAGTACCGGGTCGCCGAAAACTCCGACGTTATAAATTCTCTTATCACAGCGGCGAGAAACGGGAAAAAAGTAACTGTTTATGTAGAGCTGAAAGCCCGTTTCGATGAAGAAAACAATATTGCTACTGCCGAACTGATGAAACAGGCCGGCATAAATATCATTTACGGCATGACCGGATTAAAAGTACATGCCAAAGTAGCACTCGTCCTTCGGAGAACAGACGGCGGAAACAATATAGAAAAAAGTTTTGCTTTCTTAAGTACCGGAAATTTCAATGAAAAAACGGCCAAAATTTATTCCGACATGGGGCTTTTTACTTACGATACGAATATCATTCGTGAACTAAACCGCTTGTTTGAAATTCTCGAAGGGAAAAATGTACCGGCCGAATTTTCAACGCTATTAGTAGCCCAATATAATATGTTACCTGAACTGAATGCCAAAATAGACCGGGAAATTAAGGCTGCAAAGGAAGGGAAAAAAGCATACATTATACTTAAAATGAATGCCTTACAAGATCAGGAGATGATTAATAAATTATATGATGCCAGTGAAGCAGGTGTGAAAATAGACCTCATTGTAAGAGGTATTTGCTGTCTCATCCCTAATCAGCCATATAGCCGAAACATTACGATAACACGTATTATCGACGAGTTCCTCGAACACGCACGCGTCTGGTATTTTTATGCCGGAGGTAAAGAAGAAATATATCTTACCTCAGCCGACTGGATGAAAAGGAATTTATCGAGACGTATCGAGACAGCATTTCCCATACTTTCTTCCCGTTGGAAAAAAGAAATTATCGAAATCCTGTCTATTCAATTACAAGACAATGTTCAAGCCTGTCATATAGACGAACACTTGAATAATATATATGTTCAAAACGATAATCCCAAACGCATACGGGCACAACAAGAAATTTATAAAATACTAAGCCACCGAGAGATTATTTCACAGGAAACAAACAAATAATTACAATTTCTTTTTCAGGGCCTGATACATAGCAGTATATAACGGGGCAGAAATTCCCATATCGGCAGCAGAATGCACGACATACCCGGTTAAGGTTTCCAATTCGTTACGCCCCCCTTTCTTAAAATCGGTATGCATCGATGTCGTAGCCCCCACCGGCATCATCGATTGTGCTTTTACAGATTTATCTATGATATCAGCCGGCAGATCTATCCCTTTTGCCCGGGCAACATTCAACAATTCTCTGCCCAAAGAATCGAAATCATCGGAATGATTCTTTAACACATTCCCAATATTATCATCATAATAAGCGGTTATAGTAGCCGCTATCGATATCATAAAAAATTTCTTCCAGATACGTACTGTAATATCCTCGGGATTTACCGCATTTATACCGGCATCTGTCAATATCTTTACGAACTGTTTTTGTCGATCATGATCCTCTTTTCCTCCGAAAAACAACATTTCTTTATTTGAAAATAATGAAACGACACCCGGCTCTCTTAATCGTGCACCAATGTAGACACAACCTTCCCAAACATCATTTCCAGGGAGAAGAGTCCGTATATGCTCTGAGATATTCACTCCGTTCAATAAAGGCAATATAATTGTCTGTTGACCTATAACCGGCTCGAGTTCTTTCAGATTATCATCGAGATCATACGATTTCGTACAACAAATCAAATAATCGGCAACACCGGCAGACTCCGGTT of Coprobacter tertius contains these proteins:
- the ppk1 gene encoding polyphosphate kinase 1, which gives rise to METLRRYFKRDISWLSFNRRVLLESRNKEIPLFERIKFLSIYSSNLEEFYRIRISEHRLNAYDQEICEEDRKKARQTLNEINSEVSRQVAEFSKIFAEEILPDLEHNNIILYQGQPVIENHKNAIQQYFLDEIFPFLQPVLIEKDDIRSFLRDNRLYLAIKLFKRKKNGSVEKDPQYALIKIPFSKVPRFITLPPYNANHYLIFIDDAIGMHLDIIFPGFKVDSYFSIRVSRDADFSIESVKKEQVVEEIKKRVKKRKTGSTNRMVYNAMMPEDMLRYLCEAYNIPMEQCIPAGRYLTLEDLIKLPNPTEKELTRKSPTPLRVPEFDRSGSIFKVIKNHDMLLHFPYQSFDYLIRFLMESAYDPKVEEIKLTQYRVAENSDVINSLITAARNGKKVTVYVELKARFDEENNIATAELMKQAGINIIYGMTGLKVHAKVALVLRRTDGGNNIEKSFAFLSTGNFNEKTAKIYSDMGLFTYDTNIIRELNRLFEILEGKNVPAEFSTLLVAQYNMLPELNAKIDREIKAAKEGKKAYIILKMNALQDQEMINKLYDASEAGVKIDLIVRGICCLIPNQPYSRNITITRIIDEFLEHARVWYFYAGGKEEIYLTSADWMKRNLSRRIETAFPILSSRWKKEIIEILSIQLQDNVQACHIDEHLNNIYVQNDNPKRIRAQQEIYKILSHREIISQETNK
- a CDS encoding ketopantoate reductase family protein, translating into MDNKKIKIVISGIGAVGGYYGGMLAAFYKNSEDVEIIFISRGANLDKIRKEGLMIEMSDKKIVAVPMLVTDKPESAGVADYLICCTKSYDLDDNLKELEPVIGQQTIILPLLNGVNISEHIRTLLPGNDVWEGCVYIGARLREPGVVSLFSNKEMLFFGGKEDHDRQKQFVKILTDAGINAVNPEDITVRIWKKFFMISIAATITAYYDDNIGNVLKNHSDDFDSLGRELLNVARAKGIDLPADIIDKSVKAQSMMPVGATTSMHTDFKKGGRNELETLTGYVVHSAADMGISAPLYTAMYQALKKKL